A part of Rattus rattus isolate New Zealand chromosome 4, Rrattus_CSIRO_v1, whole genome shotgun sequence genomic DNA contains:
- the Tbccd1 gene encoding TBCC domain-containing protein 1 isoform X3, which yields MCTRDARLLSEVQPQEVSKYAKKPVCPDVFRETMDQSGILLWVKAEPFIVGALQEPPPSKLSLHYLKKIAAYVRTRATERAYPRLYWSTWRHIACGKLQLAKDLAWLYFEIFDNLSERTPEERLEWSEILSNCTTKDEVEKQRNQLSVDTLRFLLFLYIQQLNKISLRTSLIGEEWPSPRNRPKSPSPAERSSCHNKNWNDYNHQAFVCNHLSELLELLLDPEQLTESFHSTQSSLLSREAVTALSFLIEGTVSRTKKVYPLHELALWQPLHPANGFSKISKTFSLYKLEAWLRACLTTNPFGLSACLQSGKKLAWAHKVEGATKRAKIVCNAHMAPRSHRIVVMSQVCNQTLAKSSETLVGAHVRAHRCNESFIYLLSPLRSVTIEKCRNSTFVLGPVETALHLHGWSRGSSSRSSWRTSSMSGWLVQDIDSSWTASSHLQQPPTKWPKRTSHGAMGLWRREEERRMVSAQACWKGILATHEISSFSLSKSFCWFLSVLTSDFHKSTLLWKVGRSRVVRKWNSGQGSSVCTLVSR from the exons GTATGCAAAGAAGCCTGTTTGTCCTGATGTCTTCAGAGAGACAATGGATCAGTCTGGAATTCTCCTCTGGGTAAAGGCAGAACCTTTTATAGTGGGTGCCTTGCAGGAGCCACCTCCATCCAAATTGAGTCTTCACTACCTCAAGAAGATAGCTGCCTATGTGCGCACTCGGGCCACCGAACGTGCCTACCCACGCCTCTACTGGTCAACCTGGAGGCACATTGCGTGTGGGAAGCTGCAGCTGGCTAAGGATCTAGCATGGCTTTACTTTGAAATATTTGATAATCTTTCTGAGAGGACACCTGAGGAACGCCTGGAATGGTCTGAAATTTTGTCCAACTGCACAACCAAAGATGAAGttgaaaagcaaagaaatcaG CTTTCTGTGGACACGCTGCGATTTCTGCTCTTCCTGTACATCCAGCAGTTAAACAAGATCTCGCTGCGGACATCGTTGATTGGGGAAGAATGGCCCAGTCCCAGAAACAGACCGAAGTCTCCTAGCCCAGCCGAAAGGTCCAGTTGTCACAATAAG aattgGAATGACTACAATCACCAGGCTTTTGTCTGTAATCATCTGTCAGAGCTCCTCGAGCTGCTTCTAGATCCAGAACAGCTCACTGAGTCCTTCCACTCAACCCAGAGTAGTCTGCTCTCACGAGAAGCTGTCACGGCACTCAGCTTTCTCATTGAAGGCACCGTGAGCAGAACCAAGAAGGTCTACCCCCTTCATGAACTTGCACTGTGGCAACCACTGCACCCAGCAAATGGCTTCTCAAAGATCTCTAAGACTTTCTCTCTGTACAAGCTGGAAGCATGGTTGAGGGCCTGTTTGACTACAAATCCATTTGGTCTATCTGCTTGCCTCCAGTCTGGAAAGAAATTGGCTTGGGCTCATAAag TTGAAGGTGCGACCAAAAGAGCTAAGATTGTCTGCAATGCTCACATGGCCCCTCGGTCGCATCGCATCGTGGTTATGAGCCAGGTTTGCAATCAGACACTGGCCAAGAGCTCAGAAACTCTAGTAGGAGCACACGTCAGGGCTCATCGCTGCAACGAGTCTTTCATATATCTGCTCTCCCCCTTACG gtCCGTGACAATTGAAAAGTGCAGGAATAGTACCTTTGTGTTGGGTCCTGTGGAGACGGCTCTTCACCTACACGGCT ggagcagaggaagcagtTCCAGGTCCTCGTGGAGAACAAGTTCTATGAGTGGTTGGTTAGTACAGGACATCGACAGCAGCTGGACAGCCTCGTCTCACCTCCAGCAGCCTCCAACCAAGTGGCCAAAAAGGACCTCACATGGAGCCATGG GGCTCTGGAGACGTGAGGAGGAACGGAGAATGGTGTCTGCTCAAGCCTGTTGGAAAGGCATCCTTGCTACCCACGAGATCTcaagcttctctctctccaagAGCTTCTGCTGGTTCCTTTCTGTACTCACTTCTGACTTTCATAAAAGCACCTTACTGTGGAAGGTCGGAAGGTCACGTGTTGTGCGGAAATGGAACAGTGGGCAGGGCAGCTCTGTGTGTACGTTAGTGTCTCGGTGA
- the Tbccd1 gene encoding TBCC domain-containing protein 1 isoform X2, with protein MDQSGILLWVKAEPFIVGALQEPPPSKLSLHYLKKIAAYVRTRATERAYPRLYWSTWRHIACGKLQLAKDLAWLYFEIFDNLSERTPEERLEWSEILSNCTTKDEVEKQRNQLSVDTLRFLLFLYIQQLNKISLRTSLIGEEWPSPRNRPKSPSPAERSSCHNKNWNDYNHQAFVCNHLSELLELLLDPEQLTESFHSTQSSLLSREAVTALSFLIEGTVSRTKKVYPLHELALWQPLHPANGFSKISKTFSLYKLEAWLRACLTTNPFGLSACLQSGKKLAWAHKVEGATKRAKIVCNAHMAPRSHRIVVMSQVCNQTLAKSSETLVGAHVRAHRCNESFIYLLSPLRSVTIEKCRNSTFVLGPVETALHLHGCENLKVIAVCRRLSVSSTTGCTFHIMTPSRPLILSGNKTVTFAPFHTHYPMLEDHMARTGLATVPNYWNDPVVLGGEGTDTRVFQLLPPSEFYVFVTPFEMEGDTAEIPGGLPPAYQKALAHREQRIHNWQKTVKEARLTKEQRKQFQVLVENKFYEWLVSTGHRQQLDSLVSPPAASNQVAKKDLTWSHGALET; from the exons ATGGATCAGTCTGGAATTCTCCTCTGGGTAAAGGCAGAACCTTTTATAGTGGGTGCCTTGCAGGAGCCACCTCCATCCAAATTGAGTCTTCACTACCTCAAGAAGATAGCTGCCTATGTGCGCACTCGGGCCACCGAACGTGCCTACCCACGCCTCTACTGGTCAACCTGGAGGCACATTGCGTGTGGGAAGCTGCAGCTGGCTAAGGATCTAGCATGGCTTTACTTTGAAATATTTGATAATCTTTCTGAGAGGACACCTGAGGAACGCCTGGAATGGTCTGAAATTTTGTCCAACTGCACAACCAAAGATGAAGttgaaaagcaaagaaatcaG CTTTCTGTGGACACGCTGCGATTTCTGCTCTTCCTGTACATCCAGCAGTTAAACAAGATCTCGCTGCGGACATCGTTGATTGGGGAAGAATGGCCCAGTCCCAGAAACAGACCGAAGTCTCCTAGCCCAGCCGAAAGGTCCAGTTGTCACAATAAG aattgGAATGACTACAATCACCAGGCTTTTGTCTGTAATCATCTGTCAGAGCTCCTCGAGCTGCTTCTAGATCCAGAACAGCTCACTGAGTCCTTCCACTCAACCCAGAGTAGTCTGCTCTCACGAGAAGCTGTCACGGCACTCAGCTTTCTCATTGAAGGCACCGTGAGCAGAACCAAGAAGGTCTACCCCCTTCATGAACTTGCACTGTGGCAACCACTGCACCCAGCAAATGGCTTCTCAAAGATCTCTAAGACTTTCTCTCTGTACAAGCTGGAAGCATGGTTGAGGGCCTGTTTGACTACAAATCCATTTGGTCTATCTGCTTGCCTCCAGTCTGGAAAGAAATTGGCTTGGGCTCATAAag TTGAAGGTGCGACCAAAAGAGCTAAGATTGTCTGCAATGCTCACATGGCCCCTCGGTCGCATCGCATCGTGGTTATGAGCCAGGTTTGCAATCAGACACTGGCCAAGAGCTCAGAAACTCTAGTAGGAGCACACGTCAGGGCTCATCGCTGCAACGAGTCTTTCATATATCTGCTCTCCCCCTTACG gtCCGTGACAATTGAAAAGTGCAGGAATAGTACCTTTGTGTTGGGTCCTGTGGAGACGGCTCTTCACCTACACGGCTGTGAGAATCTGAAAGTCATTGCTGTTTGCCGTCGACTGTCCGTGTCTTCTACAACAGGCTGCACCTTTCACATTATGACCCCTTCACGCCCACTTATTCTCTCTGGAAACAAGACAGTAACTTTTGCCCCCTTTCATACCCATTACCCAATGCTAGAGGACCACATGGCCAGGACTGGCCTTGCTACAGTGCCTAACTATTGGAATGACCCGGTGGTTTTGGGCGGAGAAGGCACTGACACAAGGGTCTTCCAGCTCTTGCCTCCCTCTGAGTTCTATGTATTTGTCACTCCCTTTGAGATGGAAGGGGACACAGCAGAGATACCTGGGGGTCTCCCCCCTGCCTACCAGAAAGCACTGGCTCACAGAGAGCAGAGGATACATAACTGGCAGAAAACTGTGAAGGAGGCTCGTTTGACAAA ggagcagaggaagcagtTCCAGGTCCTCGTGGAGAACAAGTTCTATGAGTGGTTGGTTAGTACAGGACATCGACAGCAGCTGGACAGCCTCGTCTCACCTCCAGCAGCCTCCAACCAAGTGGCCAAAAAGGACCTCACATGGAGCCATGG GGCTCTGGAGACGTGA
- the Tbccd1 gene encoding TBCC domain-containing protein 1 isoform X1: MCTRDARLLSEVQPQEVSKYAKKPVCPDVFRETMDQSGILLWVKAEPFIVGALQEPPPSKLSLHYLKKIAAYVRTRATERAYPRLYWSTWRHIACGKLQLAKDLAWLYFEIFDNLSERTPEERLEWSEILSNCTTKDEVEKQRNQLSVDTLRFLLFLYIQQLNKISLRTSLIGEEWPSPRNRPKSPSPAERSSCHNKNWNDYNHQAFVCNHLSELLELLLDPEQLTESFHSTQSSLLSREAVTALSFLIEGTVSRTKKVYPLHELALWQPLHPANGFSKISKTFSLYKLEAWLRACLTTNPFGLSACLQSGKKLAWAHKVEGATKRAKIVCNAHMAPRSHRIVVMSQVCNQTLAKSSETLVGAHVRAHRCNESFIYLLSPLRSVTIEKCRNSTFVLGPVETALHLHGCENLKVIAVCRRLSVSSTTGCTFHIMTPSRPLILSGNKTVTFAPFHTHYPMLEDHMARTGLATVPNYWNDPVVLGGEGTDTRVFQLLPPSEFYVFVTPFEMEGDTAEIPGGLPPAYQKALAHREQRIHNWQKTVKEARLTKEQRKQFQVLVENKFYEWLVSTGHRQQLDSLVSPPAASNQVAKKDLTWSHGALET; encoded by the exons GTATGCAAAGAAGCCTGTTTGTCCTGATGTCTTCAGAGAGACAATGGATCAGTCTGGAATTCTCCTCTGGGTAAAGGCAGAACCTTTTATAGTGGGTGCCTTGCAGGAGCCACCTCCATCCAAATTGAGTCTTCACTACCTCAAGAAGATAGCTGCCTATGTGCGCACTCGGGCCACCGAACGTGCCTACCCACGCCTCTACTGGTCAACCTGGAGGCACATTGCGTGTGGGAAGCTGCAGCTGGCTAAGGATCTAGCATGGCTTTACTTTGAAATATTTGATAATCTTTCTGAGAGGACACCTGAGGAACGCCTGGAATGGTCTGAAATTTTGTCCAACTGCACAACCAAAGATGAAGttgaaaagcaaagaaatcaG CTTTCTGTGGACACGCTGCGATTTCTGCTCTTCCTGTACATCCAGCAGTTAAACAAGATCTCGCTGCGGACATCGTTGATTGGGGAAGAATGGCCCAGTCCCAGAAACAGACCGAAGTCTCCTAGCCCAGCCGAAAGGTCCAGTTGTCACAATAAG aattgGAATGACTACAATCACCAGGCTTTTGTCTGTAATCATCTGTCAGAGCTCCTCGAGCTGCTTCTAGATCCAGAACAGCTCACTGAGTCCTTCCACTCAACCCAGAGTAGTCTGCTCTCACGAGAAGCTGTCACGGCACTCAGCTTTCTCATTGAAGGCACCGTGAGCAGAACCAAGAAGGTCTACCCCCTTCATGAACTTGCACTGTGGCAACCACTGCACCCAGCAAATGGCTTCTCAAAGATCTCTAAGACTTTCTCTCTGTACAAGCTGGAAGCATGGTTGAGGGCCTGTTTGACTACAAATCCATTTGGTCTATCTGCTTGCCTCCAGTCTGGAAAGAAATTGGCTTGGGCTCATAAag TTGAAGGTGCGACCAAAAGAGCTAAGATTGTCTGCAATGCTCACATGGCCCCTCGGTCGCATCGCATCGTGGTTATGAGCCAGGTTTGCAATCAGACACTGGCCAAGAGCTCAGAAACTCTAGTAGGAGCACACGTCAGGGCTCATCGCTGCAACGAGTCTTTCATATATCTGCTCTCCCCCTTACG gtCCGTGACAATTGAAAAGTGCAGGAATAGTACCTTTGTGTTGGGTCCTGTGGAGACGGCTCTTCACCTACACGGCTGTGAGAATCTGAAAGTCATTGCTGTTTGCCGTCGACTGTCCGTGTCTTCTACAACAGGCTGCACCTTTCACATTATGACCCCTTCACGCCCACTTATTCTCTCTGGAAACAAGACAGTAACTTTTGCCCCCTTTCATACCCATTACCCAATGCTAGAGGACCACATGGCCAGGACTGGCCTTGCTACAGTGCCTAACTATTGGAATGACCCGGTGGTTTTGGGCGGAGAAGGCACTGACACAAGGGTCTTCCAGCTCTTGCCTCCCTCTGAGTTCTATGTATTTGTCACTCCCTTTGAGATGGAAGGGGACACAGCAGAGATACCTGGGGGTCTCCCCCCTGCCTACCAGAAAGCACTGGCTCACAGAGAGCAGAGGATACATAACTGGCAGAAAACTGTGAAGGAGGCTCGTTTGACAAA ggagcagaggaagcagtTCCAGGTCCTCGTGGAGAACAAGTTCTATGAGTGGTTGGTTAGTACAGGACATCGACAGCAGCTGGACAGCCTCGTCTCACCTCCAGCAGCCTCCAACCAAGTGGCCAAAAAGGACCTCACATGGAGCCATGG GGCTCTGGAGACGTGA